From a single Triplophysa rosa linkage group LG17, Trosa_1v2, whole genome shotgun sequence genomic region:
- the LOC130568261 gene encoding uncharacterized protein LOC130568261 isoform X1 — translation MTNQGAELNEAHCLRVLCSHPCCWDTERRCARGILRHTPAPVKRSSPRDEDLPCLSIVNVSEWVGRRRPLYKANAGASLNDVTSFTKQSKDSEMIRRADLSSPRSFSSIPTNEAKKMVKLNTINIGPLIGYSEMPKCPVVMWNPNPHRVPQWLNQNKFQSPNVAIKELICPTFPKPSKVTAEERMNWQVQRRQANLRKRFNHRKWRDQRGRNSTLEGAGTPQLTEDRWVGIGFNPISRIPPHHISRSLLFQDTGCGSLDQKLPSLTTPHPNHCRSLSPALSLSLRSMKF, via the exons ATGAC TAATCAGGGTGCAGAGCTGAACGAAGCTCACTGTCTCAGGGTGCTGTGCTCGCACCCGTGCTGCTGGGACACAGAACGCCGCTGCGCCAGAGGAATCCTGCGCCATACTCCAGCACCAGTGAAGAGATCCTCTCCCAGAGACG AGGATCTACCATGTCTGAGCATTGTTAATGTCTCTGAATGGGTTGGACGAAGGAGGCCGTTGTACAAAGCTAATGCAGGGGCATCTCTGAATGACGTTACTTCATTTACCAAACAGTCAAAGGACAGTGAAATGATTAGGAG GGCAGATTTATCCTCCCCAAGGTCATTTTCCAGCATACCCACCAATGAAGCAAAGAAAATGGTCAAg TTAAATACCATTAACATCGGTCCATTGATCGGCTACTCTGAAATGCCAAAATGCCCAGTGGTCATGTGGAATCCCAACCCACACCGTGTGCCTCAGTGGCTCAACCAAAACAA ATTTCAATCTCCAAACGTTGCTATTAAAGAATTAATCTGCCCTACATTTCCAAAGCCATCCAAGGTG ACCGCCGAAGAAAGAATGAACTGGCAGGTTCAGAGGAGGCAGGCCAACCTAAGGAAAAGGTTTAATCATCGTAAATGGCGAGATCAGAGAGGTAGAAACTCTACACTAGAGGGAGCTGGCACTCCTCAATTAACAGAAGATCGTTGGGTGGGCATTGGGTTTAATCCCATTTCTAGAATCCCCCCACATCACATCTCCCGCAGTTTATTGTTTCAAG ATACAGGATGTGGATCACTGGATCAAAAACTGCCAAGTCTAACCACACCACACCCAAACCATTGCAGGAGTCTCAGTCCGGCCTTAAGCCTGAGTTTGAGATCAATGAAGTTCTGA
- the LOC130568261 gene encoding uncharacterized protein LOC130568261 isoform X2, giving the protein MTNQGAELNEAHCLRVLCSHPCCWDTERRCARGILRHTPAPVKRSSPRDEDLPCLSIVNVSEWVGRRRPLYKANAGASLNDVTSFTKQSKDSEMIRRADLSSPRSFSSIPTNEAKKMVKLNTINIGPLIGYSEMPKCPVVMWNPNPHRVPQWLNQNKFQSPNVAIKELICPTFPKPSKVTAEERMNWQVQRRQANLRKRFNHRKWRDQRGRNSTLEGAGTPQLTEDRWIQDVDHWIKNCQV; this is encoded by the exons ATGAC TAATCAGGGTGCAGAGCTGAACGAAGCTCACTGTCTCAGGGTGCTGTGCTCGCACCCGTGCTGCTGGGACACAGAACGCCGCTGCGCCAGAGGAATCCTGCGCCATACTCCAGCACCAGTGAAGAGATCCTCTCCCAGAGACG AGGATCTACCATGTCTGAGCATTGTTAATGTCTCTGAATGGGTTGGACGAAGGAGGCCGTTGTACAAAGCTAATGCAGGGGCATCTCTGAATGACGTTACTTCATTTACCAAACAGTCAAAGGACAGTGAAATGATTAGGAG GGCAGATTTATCCTCCCCAAGGTCATTTTCCAGCATACCCACCAATGAAGCAAAGAAAATGGTCAAg TTAAATACCATTAACATCGGTCCATTGATCGGCTACTCTGAAATGCCAAAATGCCCAGTGGTCATGTGGAATCCCAACCCACACCGTGTGCCTCAGTGGCTCAACCAAAACAA ATTTCAATCTCCAAACGTTGCTATTAAAGAATTAATCTGCCCTACATTTCCAAAGCCATCCAAGGTG ACCGCCGAAGAAAGAATGAACTGGCAGGTTCAGAGGAGGCAGGCCAACCTAAGGAAAAGGTTTAATCATCGTAAATGGCGAGATCAGAGAGGTAGAAACTCTACACTAGAGGGAGCTGGCACTCCTCAATTAACAGAAGATCGTTGG ATACAGGATGTGGATCACTGGATCAAAAACTGCCAAGTCTAA